In Castanea sativa cultivar Marrone di Chiusa Pesio chromosome 6, ASM4071231v1, a single window of DNA contains:
- the LOC142641300 gene encoding putative disease resistance protein At4g14610, with amino-acid sequence MAMEFLAILAVCSMPKQFVEKLWGKIELLMNIWTFIRECPELLNSLDKKTESLEQKLEALCSLEEDITTALESAKFQPHKKRKREVEVWLRNVQRKKIDIQSIKQEVGKGKHFLRPWLESHVEKNIKEVEELHEQGKFPQGLLLDAHHTSRDALLTTPLVGGISTKRIMKRIWECFADVKVSRIGIYGVEGIGKTAILMHIHNQLIESTCPFYHVYWITVSQPLSIFKLQNDIAKEVGLDFLDEKDIRKRAAKLFKALKRRERTVLILDDVWKHFQPEEVGIPNKVSECKLILGTRSVDVCRKMNFRETIKVEPLSDEEAEKLFMEKLGLRKPLTPAIEEIAKLIIRQCGGLPIWIIEMAQRMREVDDISEWRNALTEAREFRRELND; translated from the coding sequence ATGGCGATGGAGTTCTTGGCGATTCTGGCAGTATGTTCTATGCCGAAACAATTCGTAGAGAAATTATGGGGGAAAATTGAGCTTCTCATGAACATATGGACGTTCATTAGGGAGTGTCCCGAATTGTTGAACTCCCTTGATAAAAAAACAGAATCTCTTGAGCAAAAATTGGAAGCTTTGTGCAGTCTAGAGGAGGATATCACCACAGCATTGGAAAGTGCAAAATTTCAACCTCATAAAAAGCGGAAGAGAGAAGTTGAAGTTTGGTTGAGAAAcgtacaaagaaagaaaattgacaTTCAAAGCATAAAACAAGAAGTTGGAAAAGGAAAGCATTTCTTACGACCGTGGTTGGAAAGTCATGTTGAGAAGAATATTAAAGAAGTAGAAGAGCTTCATGAGCAGGGTAAATTTCCTCAGGGGCTGCTTCTTGATGCACATCATACCAGCAGGGATGCATTACTGACAACACCATTGGTTGGTGGGATTTCAACTAAAAGAATTATGAAGAGAATCTGGGAATGCTTTGCCGATGTTAAGGTGTCAAGAATTGGTATCTATGGAGTGGAGGGAATTGGAAAAACAGCCATTTTGATGCATATCCATAATCAACTCATAGAAAGTACTTGTCCATTTTATCATGTATATTGGATCACTGTGTCACAACCTCTCAGCATCTTCAAATTGCAAAATGACATTGCAAAAGAAGTAGGACTAGattttttagatgaaaaagATATTAGGAAGAGGGCAGCTAAGTTATTTAAGGCGttgaaaaggagagaaagaACTGTACTCATTTTAGATGATGTTTGGAAACATTTTCAGCCAGAGGAAGTAGGGATTCCAAACAAAGTGAGTGAATGCAAACTGATATTAGGTACTCGATCAGTAGATGTGTGTCGAAAGATGAATTTCCGCGAAACTATCAAGGTGGAGCCCCTTTCTGATGAAGAAGCAGAAAAGTTGTTTATGGAAAAGCTAGGCCTCCGCAAACCACTTACCCCAGCGATTGAGGAAATTGCAAAGCTAATTATCAGACAATGTGGAGGCTTGCCAATTTGGATTATAGAAATGGCACAGAGAATGAGGGAAGTGGATGATATTAGTGAGTGGAGGAATGCTTTGACTGAGGCCAGAGAATTTAGAAGGGAGCTTAATGACTAG
- the LOC142641299 gene encoding 3',5'-bisphosphate nucleotidase AHL yields MEGDKYSEELGVAVRVVHMACSLCQRVQEGLVSTSSDQVKSKDDDSPVTVADWGVQATVSWILSEIFGGQNVSIVAEEDVQTLSKVDSAGLLATVVNTVNECLAEAPNYGLPRPDNVLGTSQILETISRCNSTGGPTGRHWILDPVDGTLGFVRKDQYAIALALMEDGELILGVLGCPNYPMKKEWLNYDHEHYQSMSQMSPPASDSWEKGCVMYARRGTGEAWMQPLVHQQKKLEWPNSARLICVSSIDDPALATFCESVQKANSNHSFTAGVAHSAGLRKQPLRVYSMVKYAAIARGDAEIFMKFARSGYKEKIWDHAAGVVIVEEAGGVVTDAGGRPLDFSKGVYLEGLDRGIIACSGATLHEKIIGAVYASWDSSNL; encoded by the exons ATGGAGGGTGACAAGTACTCTGAAGAACTGGGCGTGGCGGTTAGAGTGGTCCACATGGCGTGCTCTCTGTGTCAGAGAGTGCAAGAAGGGTTGGTTTCTACGAGCAGTGACCAGGTTAAATCCAAGGACGATGATTCTCCTGTTACTGTTGCAG ATTGGGGTGTCCAAGCAACTGTAAGCTGGATACTGTCAGAAATCTTTGGGGGTCAGAATGTCTCCATTGTTGCTGAAGAAGATGTCCAAACTCTTTCCAAGGTTGATTCGGCAGGTTTGTTGGCAACCGTGGTGAACACTGTTAATGAGTGCTTAGCTGAAGCACCCAATTATGGTCTTCCAAGACCAGACAACGTTCTTGGAACTTCACAAATTCTAGAGACCATCAGCCGGTGCAACTCAACTGGGGGCCCCACAGGAAGACATTGGATACTTGACCCTGTTGATGGAACATTAGGGTTTGTACGGAAGGATCAATATGCCATAGCTCTAGCCTTGATGGAGGATGGAGAACTTATTCTCGGCGTTCTTGGATGCCCAAATTATCCAATGAAGAAAGAATGGTTAAATTATGATCATGAACACTATCAATCTATGTCCCAGATGTCTCCACCTGCTTCTGATTCATGGGAAAAGGGATGTGTGATGTATGCAAGGAGAGGCACTGGTGAGGCATGGATGCAACCATTAGTCCATCAACAGAAGAAGCTCGAATGGCCAAATTCTGCTAGACTGATTTGCGTGTCTTCCATTGATGATCCAGCATTGGCAACGTTTTGTGAATCTGTGCAGAAGGCGAATTCAAACCATTCCTTCACAGCAGGAGTTGCTCACAGTGCAGGGCTTAG AAAGCAGCCCTTGCGTGTCTACAGCATGGTGAAATATGCAGCCATCGCTCGGGGAGATGCTGAGATATTTATGAAGTTTGCAAGGTCTGGATACAAAGAGAAGATATGGGATCATGCCGCTGGTGTTGTCATCGTAGAAGAGGCTGGTGGTGTGGTTACCGATGCTGGAGGACGTCCGTTGGACTTTTCAAAGGGAGTGTACTTAGAAGGTCTTGATCGAGGAATAATTGCTTGCTCTGGGGCCACATTGCATGAGAAAATCATTGGGGCTGTTTATGCTAGTTGGGATTCCTCTAATTTATGA
- the LOC142639566 gene encoding uncharacterized protein LOC142639566, with translation MKGFMEATREVDPYLTGLSPKDTGGQTWKGKRKRSFPKAVWNKRWLLVGTNYFTKWVEAEPLANIKDIDAKKFTETVNQVIVNGLKKRLDGAKDKWVEELPHILWTYRITPHRSIRETPFSMTYGAKAVIPFETRFPTLRTSSFTPNNNNGLLEKSLDLIEERREIAMVQLAYYQHKLKQGYHSNLRLRPLSPGDLVLRKVLGTEKTQHGES, from the exons atgaagggatttatgGAAGCCACACGGGAGGTAGATCCTTATCTCACAGGGCTCTCACCTAAGGATACTGGTGGTCAAACATGGAAAGGGAAGCGCAAGA GGTCTTTCCCTAAGGCAGTATGGAATAAGAGATGGCTGCTAGTCGGCACaaattactttaccaagtgggttgaagctgaaccACTGGCAAATATCAAGGACATAGATgccaagaagttt ACCGAGACTGTCAATCAGGTCATTGTaaatggactcaagaagaggttggatggtGCAAAGGAtaaatgggtggaagagttGCCACACATCCTTTGGACATATCGAATTACACCTCATAGATCTATAAGGGAAACACCATTTTCAATGACTTACGGGGCCAAGGCTGTAATTCCTTTCGAGACCAGATTCCCAACATTAAGGACGAGCTCTTTTACTCCAAACAACAATAATGGGCTGTTAGAAAAGAGCTTAGATTTGATTGAAGAACGAAGGGAAATTGCCATGGTTCAATTGGCCTATTATCAACACAAGCTCAAACAAGGGTACCACTCAAACTTGAGGTTAAGGCCATTATCTCCAGGAGATTTAGTATTAAGAAAGGTTTTGGGTACTGAAAAAACTCAACATGGGGAAAGTTAA